Proteins co-encoded in one Callospermophilus lateralis isolate mCalLat2 chromosome 2, mCalLat2.hap1, whole genome shotgun sequence genomic window:
- the Timm10b gene encoding mitochondrial import inner membrane translocase subunit Tim10 B isoform X1 codes for MEQQQQQQQQLRNLRDFLLVYNRMTELCFQRCVPSLHHRALDAEEEACLHSCAGKLIHSNHRLMAAYVQLMPALVQRRIADYEASSAVPGVTAEQPTVSSSGS; via the exons atggagcagcagcagcagcagcagcagcaactgaGGAAC TTGCGAGACTTCCTGTTGGTTTACAATCGGATGACAGAACTCTGCTTTCAGCGCTGTGTGCCCAGCCTGCACCACCGAGCTCTGGACGCTGAGGAG GAGGCTTGCCTGCATAGCTGCGCTGGGAAGCTGATCCATTCCAACCACCGCCTCATGGCTGCTTACGTGCAGCTCATGCCTGCTCTGGTACAGCGCCGCATCGCAGACTACGAGGCTTCCTCAGCTGTGCCGGGTGTTACTGCAGAACAGCCCACAGTCTCGTCATCCGGCAGCTAG
- the Timm10b gene encoding mitochondrial import inner membrane translocase subunit Tim10 B isoform X2, whose amino-acid sequence MEQQQQQQQQLRNEACLHSCAGKLIHSNHRLMAAYVQLMPALVQRRIADYEASSAVPGVTAEQPTVSSSGS is encoded by the exons atggagcagcagcagcagcagcagcagcaactgaGGAAC GAGGCTTGCCTGCATAGCTGCGCTGGGAAGCTGATCCATTCCAACCACCGCCTCATGGCTGCTTACGTGCAGCTCATGCCTGCTCTGGTACAGCGCCGCATCGCAGACTACGAGGCTTCCTCAGCTGTGCCGGGTGTTACTGCAGAACAGCCCACAGTCTCGTCATCCGGCAGCTAG